In Opitutales bacterium, the sequence AAAATTTGATAAGCTGGAACATCGATTCCACAATCCCTAGCGGCATCAATACAAGCGGCTTCGATGCGCGTTTCATGATCGATCCGACCGCCAAACTCACCCGTACAATCGAGCTTCACAATATAAGAACTCGCTTTCTGTTGGGGACGGCGTGCAACCACAATAGCACCATCATCAAGAAGCTGTACCGATGCCTTCGGAGGCGTGCCACCTGCCGAACCCAAGGCATAAGAGGTTGCGTCTTCCAAATCTAAAACGCCAGAACACACCTACTGCGTGAATCTGACAGATTTTAAGTTAAAGGTTGTTTTGCAAATTTGATATCCATCAATCCAAGGCCGCCAGACATCGCAGTTAGGTGCTGTGAATTGTTGGCTTTTTTATGGGTATGACTTCTTTTTCTAACAAGTTTGATTTCATCTTTGCAGCATAATTATTTGCAAATGATTCTTTTTCAGACGTTGGAATCTTAAAATACAAATCATTTCTCTTTTCCCACTCCTCGTATTCTTCTTCTTCATTTCCAGGTCTTTCTACTACTTCTAGGTAATGAACATAATGCCCGATTTCATGCAATAAAGTTCGGTGAAGTTGCACATTTCGGATTGTATCTTCGTTGATTTCAGCAACATATTCCCTTTTGTCTTCTTTAAATTTCATACCATCGGACTGCAGGAACTGAAACTCTTGGGCTCTTTCAACTGATTGTTTCTTTTCGAATGTATATTTTGTCCACCTTGGAGTTGCTTCAATTATTATAGCGGGATGGAACTCATTATTGAATTCAAAGGAATAGATTAATCGTCCCCATACAGGAGATAGATAAGTTTCTTTTTTCTTTGGTTGACGGAAAACTATTATTCCAAATCCATCCAAATCTTCTAAAGGGATATTATTCAATATTGTTTGAATATCTTCCGAATTGCATGAGTAAAAGTATTTCGGATTCAATTTTTCAACAATTACAATAATCTCTTTTCCATGCACATTGATCTTCGTAATTTCTGGATCTTCAAACCGTTCATAGAAGCTTTTTAACGTGTCTAATGGCTGAGGTATTTTTAGTTTATTATTTTGACCATACCCCTGCTTTGAGGTGCCTATATTACGATTTCTTCTTACAGGGTTCCATCCGTTATTCATTTTGAGCCAACAGCTTCATCATTTACCCTCAGAGCAACACGGTAAACATCGGAAATATCGACGACCTCACGACTCATCTCATCCCCCACAACGGGCTCAAAGCTCAATGCGCCTCGCCCACCACAACCTTGGTAGGCCAAAAGTTCCATGACCCCGGTTTCGTATCCGGCAGCCTTCAAACGCTGCCTGCAGACCGCCATACCAAATGTATCTGGAAGACTGTCAGCAAAAAGGCCAAACAAGCCACCAAAAGCCTCCATCTCAGCATT encodes:
- a CDS encoding HipA N-terminal domain-containing protein, with the protein product MTPARVDMLIVRARVDGATHRIGRIGRNPRTGKIAFEPSRDLSDITAHTLSPFRIPEKSGGVLSAKHRDNAEMEAFGGLFGLFADSLPDTFGMAVCRQRLKAAGYETGVMELLAYQGCGGRGALSFEPVVGDEMSREVVDISDVYRVALRVNDEAVGSK